Part of the Halopenitus persicus genome is shown below.
TCACGAGGAGATCGGCCGCGTCGATCCCGGCCTCCCGGAGCGCCGCCGCGGAGACGACGTCGTCGATCCGTGTCACCGCGGCCCCGACAGCCGCGAGCGCGCCGGCGAGGTCGTGGTCGTCCGGTCCCGCGACGATGGCGCGGTAGGTATCGGCCGCCATCGTCACTCGTACTCGATCGTCGCGGGAGGTTTGTGGGTGACGTCGTAAACGACGCGGGCGACGTCGTCGTTCTCGCCGGTGATCCGGCTCTGGATCCGCTGGAGCGTGTTCCAGTCGATCTCCTGGGCGCGGGCGGTCATCCCGTCACGGCTCTCGACGGAGCGGACCGCCACGATCCAGCCGTGGACGCGGTTGTCGCCCTTCACGCCGGTTCCCTTGCCGATGACGGCGGCGAACGCCTGCCACGGCTCGTACTCCTCGAGCTCGTCCTCGACGACGTGACAGGCCTCACGGGCCACGGCCGCCTTCTCGCGGGTGACCTCGCCGATGACGCGGACGGCGAGTCCGGGGCCGGGGAACGGCATCCGCTCGGAGATGATCTCCTCGAGCCCGAGCGCCCGCGCGACCTCGCGGACCTCGTCCTTGTACAGGTCCCGGACCGGTTCGACGATCGTTTCGAAGTCGATGATTTCGGGGAGTCCGCCGACGTTGTGGTGGGACTTGATCCCGCCCTCGCTTTCGATCCGGTCGGGGTAGATGGTGCCCTGCACGAGCACGTCGGCGTCGACGTCCCGGGCCTCGCGCTCGAACTCGCGGATGAACTGGTCGCCGATGACCTCGCGCTTCGTTTCGGGGTCGGTCACGCCCTCCAGCCGGTCGAAGTAACGGTCCGCGGCGTCGACGACGCGCAGCGACTCCATGAAGGAGAACGTCTCGCGGATCTCCTCGGTCTCGCCCTTCCGCATCAGACCGGTGTCGACGTAGACGGGCGTGAGCTGGTCGCCGACCGCCTCGTAGGCCAGCGTCGCCGCGACCGACGAATCGACGCCGCCGGAGAGGGCGATCACCGCGTTCGAGTCGCCGATCTGCTCGGCGATCTCCGCGACCGACTCCTCGATGAACGACTCGGGGTCGACCATCAGGCGGTCACCTCCTCGTCCGCCTGTGCGTCGTCCGGATCCGTATCAGCCTGCGCGTCGGTTTCCGTATCAGCCTGCGCGTCGTTTTCCGTATCAGCCTGTGCGTCGTCCGTGGCGTTCGCGCCGGCGGTCCGATCGAGGATCGTCTCGACGAACGAGACGAACGGCGGGCTCGCCCGGTCCGGGCGCGACCGGAACTCGGGGTGGTACTGCGTGCCGAGGAAGAAGGGATGGTCCTCGCGCTCGAGGATCTCCATCCGGTTGTCGGCGGAGCCGGAGAACCGCAGGTCGTCGGACTCGAGCCGGTCGATGTACTCGGGGTTCACCTCGTAGCGGTGCCGGTGGCGCTCGGTGCAGGAGTCGGCCCCGTAGACCTCGGCCGCGAGCGTTCCCGGGTCGATGTCGGTCTCGTGGGCGCCGAGCCGCATCGTGCCGCCCATGTCCTCGGTCTCGTACTGTTCGGGCAGCAGGTCGATGACCGGATGCGGCGTCTCCGGGTCGATCTCGGCGGAGTGGGCTCCCTCGAGGCCGAGGACGTTGCGGGCGTGCTCGACGACCGCGAGCTGGAAGCCGAGACAGAGCCCGAGGAAGGGCACGTCGTGGGTGCGGGCATAGCGGATCGCCTCGATCTTCCCGTCGGTGCCGCGGGAGCCGAACCCGCCGGGGACCACGATGCCGTCCGCCTCCGCGATCCGCTCCTCGTGTTCGGTCGCCATCTCGTCGGCGTCGACCCACAGCACGTTCACCTCCGTCTGGGTGTGGATGCCGGCGTGTTTGAGCGCCTCGTGGATGGACATGTACGCGTCCTCGAGGGCGTACTTGCCGACGAGGGCGACGTCGATCTCCCGGTCGCGGTCGCGGGTGACCAGCTCGCGCCAGCGCGTCGATCGATCGTCGGCGGGAAGCGCCTCGTCGCCCAGCCCGAGCTGCTCCATCACGTACTCGTCGAGTCCCTCGTCCTCGACCATCAACGGGACGTGATAGACGTCCTCGACGTCGGGGTTCGAGAAGACGGCGTCGGTCGGCACGTCACAGAAGAGCGCGATCTTCTCCTTCACGTCCGGGGCGAGCCGGTCCTCACATCGCCCCACGAGAACGTCCGGCTGAAGGCCGATCGACCGGAGCTCCTTGACGGAGTGTTGGGTCGGCTTCGTCTTCTGTTCCCCGTTCTTCGAGTAGGGGACGAGGGTGACGTGGGTGAAGAGGACGTCCTCGTCGTCCTCCTCGTGGGAGAACTGCCGGAGCGCCTCGAGGAACGGCATCGACTCGATGTCCCCGACGGTGCCGCCGATCTCGACGATACAGACGTCGGTTCCCTCGGCGGCCTCCCGGATCCGGCGTTTGATGTCGTCGGTGACGTGCGGGATGATCTGGACCGTCTTGCCCAGGTAGTCGCCCGCGCGCTCGTTCTCGATGACGTGCTGGTAGGTCTTGCCCGTCGTGACGTTGTGGTCGGAGGTCATGTCGACCCCGAGGAACCGCTCGTAGTTCCCCAGGTCGAGATCGACCTCGCCGCCGTCCTTCAGCACGTACACCTCCCCGTGCTCGTAGGGGTTCATCGTTCCCGCGTCCACGTTCAGGTAGGGGTCGATCTTGACCGCCGTGACGTCGAAGCCCGCGTTCGAGAGGAGCCGTCCGGTGCTGGCGGCGGTGATGCCCTTGCCCAACCCGGACATCACGCCCCCAGTAACGAACACGAACTTGCGGCCCAGCGATGGGTCATACCCCGTGTCTGGATCCGTCGGCATACCGACCGTGCGCGAGCGTCCGCCTAAACGGTTTCGGGACCGCGGACGACTGGGTGGAACTCCCACTCACGGGGACCGACCCGTCGGAGACGAAGTCGACCATTCCGGGATGGACTGGCTGAACGGGCGACTACCCGAGGAGCGTCCAGCGGGCGATCCCCAGAAACAGGAGCATCCCGAAGACGTCGACCACGTTCGTCACGATCGGGATGGTGGTGTCGTCGGGGTCGATCCCCAGCCGGTAGGAGCCGTAGGTCGTGGCGACGCTGAAGACGAGCGCGATGACCGCGAGGCTCAGGCCGCTCGACAACGAAATGAACAGTAGCGTTCGAAGCGGCAGCCCGTTCCCGACCAGCACCCCGATGATCCACGTGCCGACCGCAAGAACGGAGAACACCGTCGTGGCCAGCGCGAGCGTCGCCGCCACGTTCGCCCAGAGATGCCGGTCCCGCGGGTCGAAGGCGGTGGTGCCGAGGTGGAGCCGCGTGGTGAGCCGCGAGCTCACGATCGCCCCGAGGTTGCCGCCCATCCCGACCATCACCGGCACCATCACCGCAAGGAGGCCGTACTCGGCGAGCAACGCCTCGGCGTCCTCGAGCCGGATCCCGGCCCACAACACGACCACCGAGAGGCCGACCAGAAGCGGGAACATGTTCCGGACGATCCGCCGGGCCGACCACGTCCCCAGATCGCTTTCGGGCGGCTCCATCAAGCCATCACCTCGATGACGCCGACGGCGACGAGCAGGAACGCCATCCCGAAGACGTCCCCGAGCGTGGTGACGATCGGGCCGACCAGGTTGTCCGGGTCGTAGCCGCGCGTGTAGCCGACGAACAGCAGCGTGAGCAGCCCGACGATGAGCACCGCCGAGGTCAGGGTCCCGGCGATCACCATGATCCCGAGGAACTCGAGAGGGTGTGCGGCGGGACGGCCGAGCAGCGTCAACGCGCCCCACGAGAGGAGCGCGATCACCGCCGAGATCCCGATCCCGTTGACGAAGGAGGCGACGACCGCGTTCACGAGGCGCTCGTCCCATTGAAACCGCGGCTCGATGAGCCCCTGGTGGAGCCCGCTCGAGATCCGCCCGCCGAGGGCGCCGTAGACGTTCCCGCGGGTGGCGAGGAAGACGGGAACCATCACCAACAGGCCGGGGAAGCGACCGACGCTCGCCAACAGCTCCTCGAGGATCAGCCCGGAGAAGAGTCCGCCGCCGAGCGCGACGAGCAACACCGGAAGCGACTCCCGGTAGATGGAGACGACCTCCTCGCGGACGTCCATACGTTCACCTGGCCGAATTCGAAGTTAAAAGTACCTACTCGCGGAACGACCGACTGGCGACGACCGACCGGCGACGACCGACGGGCGACGACCGACTGGCGATGACCAACCGACGATGACCAACCGACGACGGCGGGTCAGTCGTCGGCCGGCGATGGACCGGCGGCGGACCCCACGTCGGTGACGGTCCCGACGCCCTTGCTCGATCCCTCGCGGAAGACGAACCGCTGGCCCTCCTCGACGAGGTAGGGGCGGAACTTGAACCGGACCTGCGTCCGGCCGGTGTCGCCGGGCAGCAGCCGGCCGGACTCGGGGGTGAACTCGGCCGCCTCGCTGGCGGTCTCGAGGTGGACGACCGGCTCGTATCCCGACCGGATCCGGGTCGGGTGGTTGAGCACCATCACCTCGGCCTCGAACTCCCTGACGGGGTCGGGGTCGGCCGAGCGGGGCAGCAACACCATCCCGCGTTCGATCGCCTCCTCGTCGACGCCCTTCAAGGCGATCCCGACGATACGGCCGGCGCTCGCCCGGTCGACGCGGTGGTAATGCATCTCGATGGAGCGGGCCGTCACCGGCTCGAAGGATCCGTCGGGCATCGGACCGAGCAGCAACTCGTCGCCGGCCTCGACGGTCCCGGAATTGACCGTCCCCGAAGCGACCGCGCCGACGCCCTTGACGTCGTACGAGCGGTCGACGTACATCCGGAACTCGCCGCGCTCGGGCGTCGCGCGCTTGGGCAGCTCGGCGAACAGCGTGTCGAGCCGGTCGAGTCCCTCGCGGGTGACGGCGCTCGTCTTCACGATGGGGACGACCGAGTCGTCGATCTCCGCGATCGCGGCGTCGACGCCGTGTCGCGGGACGGGAAGCGGTGTCGTCCCGGCGTCGCGCAGCAGCGACTCGATCTCGGTGAGAACCGCCTCGACCCGGTCGTCGTCCACGAGGTCGGTCTTCGTCACCGCAACGACCGTCGGGAGCTCGGTGGCAAGCAGGATGCCGAGGTGTTCTCGGGTCGTCTTCGTCGGCCCGTCGTCGGCCGCGACCGCGAGCAGGCCGTAGTCGATCTTCTGACCGACGAGCCCGCGGATCGTCGTCCGCAGCCAGGGTTCGTGGCCCACGGTGTCGACGAAGGAGACGAGCCGGTCCGCCTCCGCGACGATCCGGGCCCGGTCCTGCTTGCGGTGGGGATTGTCCATCCGGACCGGGACGTGTTCTCGCGTCGACGTCTCCTCCTCGTCAGCGAGATCCCCATCCGGCTCGTCGAATCCGTACACCGCGTACGACAGATCGGCGGAGAGCCCACGCTCGATCTCGTGGGGCTGGACGTCGAGGAAGCCGCGGGTTCCGCCCTGGCCGTCGTCGGCCTGGCCGGTCACGAGCGACCCCACGAGGGTGCTCTTGCCGTGGTCGACGTGGCCGGCGGTGCCGATCACCAGGTGGTCCTCGTCGGTCTCGAGGGTCGATCCCTCGCGGATCGTCGCGATCCCCACCAGGCCGGGCGTTCCGTCCGTTCCATCCGTCCCGTCCGTCGCGTCGCGGTCGTCTGCTGCGTGGGCTCCGGACCGCGCGGCGACGTCCGCGACGTCCGCGACGTTCCAGGTGTCGACGTCGTGGATGTGCGCGTCCGCCTCCTCGGCCAGCAGGGAGAGGACGTCCATCGTCTCGGAGAAGCGGTCGGGATCGATCCCGGCGAGGCCGCCGTCGTCGGTAACGCCGACGACGTAGGTCGCCTCGCCGTCGCCCGAGAGGACCCGGTGGCGCAGTTGCGCGGCGAGCGATTCCTTGCGTCCGTCCGCGAGGTGGACCTCACGAGTCAGCCGTTCCTTGAACTCGATCGACCCGCCGTCGCGTTCCCCGCGCTCGATGGCCTGTCTGAGGACAGACCGGTCCGCGCTCATACCAATCCGTAGGCCGCATCGGCGTTTAAGCGTTTTCGTGCCGTGGGTATCCATATCACAATACTGCTCCCGAGGGATCGAAGCACACGAAATCCACTCTCCCCGGGACGATTCAGCGTAATGCAAGGTGGAGCCTCCGACCTCAAGGAGCGAGCGAGTAGGTCGGAGAGGAAACCGACACGGTACTACACCAACCACGTTCGATGGCTGGCTGACTCCCTACCGAACCGTTACTAATATAAAAACAACAGCTTACATCTGAAACACGGATGGAGGTACGTCGCACCGTCCCCGTCAAACTCGACGTGGCCGACAGCGACGCCGACCTCCTCCACGAAACCATCTCCGAGTTCCTGTGGGCTGCCAACTACGTCGTCGACCACGCGTGGCAAGGCGAGTACAAGACCACGAGCAAAGCCGAGCTCCAACGCGAAACCTACGACGATGTGCGTGCCGAGACGCGTCTCCAAGCGAATCTCGTCCAGAACGCTCGCAACAAGGCCGCCGACGCCGTACAGAGCATCGTCGCTCGGTGGAAGCAAGGCGACTACGCGGGGAAGCCGCACTTCTCCGCGCCGACGCTCGTCTACGACAAGCGGTGTGCGACGTTCAATGACGACCACGCGACGCTCTCGACCGTCGAAGGTCGTATCACTGCGGAGTACGTCCTTCCCGACGAGAGCCGCGAAACGCCCCACTCGGAGTACCTGTTCAACGACGACTACGAAGTGACTGGCGGGGAACTCCACTACCGCGACGGTGAGTTCTACCTTCACGTCCGAACAAAGGCGGACGCGGAGTTCGAGACTGCCGACGACGGCAATGACGGGCACAACACAGTCCTCGGCGTTGACCTCGGCATCGAAAACGTCGCCGTTGCCTCGACAGGTGCGTTCTGGAACGGGTCAGAGTTGAACCACTGGCACCGCGAGTTCGAGAAACGACGCGGCTCGCTTCAACAGCGTGGAACGCGAACAGCTCACGAAACCATCCAGTCGGTTGGACGTACCGAGACGGGTCGCTACGACCACTTCTTACACACCGTCTCGAAAGAACTCGTCGCGGAAGCCGTCGAAAACGGCTGTAGCGTGATTGCCTTTGAGAACCTGACAGGGATTCGTGAGCGGATGCCGAACGTCAAGAAATTCCACGCATGGGCGTTCCGACGTTTGTTCGAGTACGTCGAATACAAAGCCGAGATGTTCGGTATCTCGGTCGAACAGGTGAGTCCTGCGTACACGAGTCAGCGGTGTTCTAAGTGCGGGACGACGCTCCGAGAGAACCGCCAGACGCAAGAGCGATTCTGTTGTGTGAAGTGTGGCTACGAAGTGAACGCCGACTACAACGCGGCGAAGAATATTGGCCTGAAGTATCTCCGCTCGGCGCAAAAGTCGTCGGGCGGAGGCGTACCCGTAAACGTGCGCTTGAATCGCGGGACATTGAACGTGAATGGCGATTACGAGCCTTCCGCCGATGGCGGCCAGAACGGGAGTCCACGCGAAAGCCCCACCCTCAACGAAGCGAACGGCGAAGCCGTGAGCGAGTAGGGTGGGGTAGTTTACCTCGGACGATCCCATCGGGGCGACCGGCCACCCGAGTCCGCGACGTGGCTCTTCCGGCGAGGTCTTCTTAAACACCCTCGAGAAGCGCCGCGTAGGCGTCCTCGTACGCGGCCGCGACTCGATCCGGGGAGGTACGGTCCTCGGCCGGCAGCGGCGGCAACGCGACCGTCTGAAGCGGTTCGACCATCGACGTCACGGCATCGGTGTGTTCCTCGAGTGCGCCCTCGCGCGCGCTGCCCGACGCCACGGCGCACGCGCGGGCGTACCGGTCGCCGTCGTAGAGCCGGACCCGCGTCGGGGCCACGACCGCGACCGCGTCGATCGCGGGGGCGTGGACGGCGGCGTCCCGGTCGCCGTCATCCTGGTTGCTCTCGCCGGCTGCGGCATCGAACGGGAGCGCGACGTCGCCGTACGACTCGACCACGACCGGACCGGGATCGGCCGCGACCGCGGCCGCGAACCGATCGAGAACCGGGAGATACGACTCCGCCATCACGTCGTTGAACTCCGAGACGTCGTGGACGCGGACGGCGTCCGCGACCGGGAGCCACTCGTCGACCGTCGGCGGGAACAGCCCGGTCTCCTCCGCGGTCCCGTTCACGACGACCGTCGGATCGTCGGCTCCGGCGCGGCCGATCCGGTCACAGAGGAACGTCCGATCGGCCTCGCCGAGCATCCCGGTTCGGCCGGGCGTGGGACGCCAGAGGCGATGGAGCGGGTTGATCGATTCCGGCGGCACGTCCGGACCGGTCCCGGATGAGTCGGGATGGGTTCCGGGCGATCCGGCCGGCGTCGGGTCGGATCGGACTGCAAGCCCGCGGTCGCTCGCGGCCGCGAGTCGGCGTGCGTCCTTCCCGTAGAGTCGGGTCTCCGCGGCGGCCGCCCGGAAGTCGTCGTGGTCGTACCAGAAGTCGTGTCCGGCTCGCGGCTTCACGCCCACCGGAGCGAGCCCGCGAGCCGAGAGGGCCGCCAGGAGCCCGACCGAGAACGTCGTCTTTCCGGCGTCGACCCGCGAGTCACCGGCCACGAGCAGCGTCGGCGACGTGTTCCCGGTCACCGTTCGTCGTCGGATGCCGATTCCGCGGCCGAGTCCTCGGTGGTCGGCGATTCCGCGCCGGCATTCCCGTCGATCGCGGTCTCCGCGAGCCCGTAGTAGCCGGGGCCGTCGTCCGCGAGCGGCTCGGCGATCACGAGGTCCGCGGCGTTCTGCATCACCCACGGGATCGCCCAGTCGATGAGGACGGACTCGGTCCCCTCGTCGAGGGGCTCGTCCGGGTCGGCCCCCTGGAGGAGCCGGGCGATCTCCGGGATCGTGTACATCAGGTCGGGTTCGAGCAGCTCCGCTGCCGTGTAAAACTCACACGGATAGGTCGCCTCGAAGGCGTCTTTGGGCGTCGGCATAGCCGTGTCTCGGCGGTCGCTCCCCTAAACGGCACGGGTTCGGTCACGGGAGCCGGGACTGGTGACGTCGACGGCGCCGAAAAAATTCGGGATCGATCGGGGTCGTCGGGGACGCTCCGCCTCGCGGCGGCGACGTTACTCGAAGTTGGAGACGACGTTGTCGTAGTTGTCGGCGACCTCGTCCCAGTCGACGACCTCGAAGAACGCGTCGATGAACTCGCCGCGCGCCGGGCCGTAATCGTGGTAGTAAGAGTGCTCCCAGACGTCGAGCGCCAGGATCGGATGGGCACCCCACAGCGCGCCCTGGTCGTGCTTGTCGACCTTCAGGTTGCGCAGCTGCTTGGCTACCGGGTCGTACACGAGCAGGGCCCAGCCCCCGGCGGCACCGGCAGCGGCCTCGAACTCGCCCTTCCAGGCCTCATACGAGCCGAAGTCCTCGGCGATCCGGTCGGCCAGATCGCCGTCCGGCTCGCCGCCGCCGTTCGGGGACATGTTGTTCCAGAACAGCGTGTGGAGGTAGTGACCGCTGCCGTTGTGGGTCACGTTCCCGAGCGCGCCCGCCGTGCTGCCGTAGTCCCCGCTCTCGCGGTTCCCGGCGAGCGTTTCCTCGGCGGCGTTGAGCCCGTTGACGTAGCCCTGATGGTGCGTGTCGTGATGCCAGGTGAGCACCTGTTCGGAGATGTGCGGTTCGAGCGCGTCGTAGTCGTACGGAAGTGGATCGAGTTCGTGGTCGCTCATGATTTCACCCAGGATATCGATCGGTCGCGGTCCTGTTAAAGATTGAGGAGACGTACGCTACCACGACACAAACGGGAGATACCCGCGACGCTGCGCAAACGGACAATTCACACGACGCTGCGCAACCGTGGGATTTGCGCCGCGATGCGGCGCCGCGCTCGAAACGGTGGGACTGGGATTTGAACCGAGTCGGGACGATCATCCTCGCACCGCTCGGATGCTGCGTCCCGCCGGCTTCAAATCCACGCATAAAACTCGCGCGCCGCGATGCGGCGCCGCGCTCGCAACGGTGGGACTGGGATTTGAACCCAGGAAGCCGTGAGGCTACCTGCTTTCAAGGCAGGCGCAATGGGCCACTCTGCCATCCCACCTCGGGACGATCGAACGTCGCGGGTGCATCCCGCCGCGTTCGAGGATTGTGAGAGGGGTGACTAATGGATGTCGGTTGTGGTCGTCGAACGTGTACGTCCCTTCACCGATCGAATCCGGTCGCATCGGCGGTCG
Proteins encoded:
- the guaA gene encoding glutamine-hydrolyzing GMP synthase; its protein translation is MVDPESFIEESVAEIAEQIGDSNAVIALSGGVDSSVAATLAYEAVGDQLTPVYVDTGLMRKGETEEIRETFSFMESLRVVDAADRYFDRLEGVTDPETKREVIGDQFIREFEREARDVDADVLVQGTIYPDRIESEGGIKSHHNVGGLPEIIDFETIVEPVRDLYKDEVREVARALGLEEIISERMPFPGPGLAVRVIGEVTREKAAVAREACHVVEDELEEYEPWQAFAAVIGKGTGVKGDNRVHGWIVAVRSVESRDGMTARAQEIDWNTLQRIQSRITGENDDVARVVYDVTHKPPATIEYE
- a CDS encoding CTP synthase, whose protein sequence is MPTDPDTGYDPSLGRKFVFVTGGVMSGLGKGITAASTGRLLSNAGFDVTAVKIDPYLNVDAGTMNPYEHGEVYVLKDGGEVDLDLGNYERFLGVDMTSDHNVTTGKTYQHVIENERAGDYLGKTVQIIPHVTDDIKRRIREAAEGTDVCIVEIGGTVGDIESMPFLEALRQFSHEEDDEDVLFTHVTLVPYSKNGEQKTKPTQHSVKELRSIGLQPDVLVGRCEDRLAPDVKEKIALFCDVPTDAVFSNPDVEDVYHVPLMVEDEGLDEYVMEQLGLGDEALPADDRSTRWRELVTRDRDREIDVALVGKYALEDAYMSIHEALKHAGIHTQTEVNVLWVDADEMATEHEERIAEADGIVVPGGFGSRGTDGKIEAIRYARTHDVPFLGLCLGFQLAVVEHARNVLGLEGAHSAEIDPETPHPVIDLLPEQYETEDMGGTMRLGAHETDIDPGTLAAEVYGADSCTERHRHRYEVNPEYIDRLESDDLRFSGSADNRMEILEREDHPFFLGTQYHPEFRSRPDRASPPFVSFVETILDRTAGANATDDAQADTENDAQADTETDAQADTDPDDAQADEEVTA
- a CDS encoding magnesium transporter; this encodes MEPPESDLGTWSARRIVRNMFPLLVGLSVVVLWAGIRLEDAEALLAEYGLLAVMVPVMVGMGGNLGAIVSSRLTTRLHLGTTAFDPRDRHLWANVAATLALATTVFSVLAVGTWIIGVLVGNGLPLRTLLFISLSSGLSLAVIALVFSVATTYGSYRLGIDPDDTTIPIVTNVVDVFGMLLFLGIARWTLLG
- a CDS encoding magnesium transporter, with the translated sequence MDVREEVVSIYRESLPVLLVALGGGLFSGLILEELLASVGRFPGLLVMVPVFLATRGNVYGALGGRISSGLHQGLIEPRFQWDERLVNAVVASFVNGIGISAVIALLSWGALTLLGRPAAHPLEFLGIMVIAGTLTSAVLIVGLLTLLFVGYTRGYDPDNLVGPIVTTLGDVFGMAFLLVAVGVIEVMA
- a CDS encoding GTPBP1 family GTP-binding protein; the protein is MSADRSVLRQAIERGERDGGSIEFKERLTREVHLADGRKESLAAQLRHRVLSGDGEATYVVGVTDDGGLAGIDPDRFSETMDVLSLLAEEADAHIHDVDTWNVADVADVAARSGAHAADDRDATDGTDGTDGTPGLVGIATIREGSTLETDEDHLVIGTAGHVDHGKSTLVGSLVTGQADDGQGGTRGFLDVQPHEIERGLSADLSYAVYGFDEPDGDLADEEETSTREHVPVRMDNPHRKQDRARIVAEADRLVSFVDTVGHEPWLRTTIRGLVGQKIDYGLLAVAADDGPTKTTREHLGILLATELPTVVAVTKTDLVDDDRVEAVLTEIESLLRDAGTTPLPVPRHGVDAAIAEIDDSVVPIVKTSAVTREGLDRLDTLFAELPKRATPERGEFRMYVDRSYDVKGVGAVASGTVNSGTVEAGDELLLGPMPDGSFEPVTARSIEMHYHRVDRASAGRIVGIALKGVDEEAIERGMVLLPRSADPDPVREFEAEVMVLNHPTRIRSGYEPVVHLETASEAAEFTPESGRLLPGDTGRTQVRFKFRPYLVEEGQRFVFREGSSKGVGTVTDVGSAAGPSPADD
- a CDS encoding RNA-guided endonuclease InsQ/TnpB family protein, translated to MEVRRTVPVKLDVADSDADLLHETISEFLWAANYVVDHAWQGEYKTTSKAELQRETYDDVRAETRLQANLVQNARNKAADAVQSIVARWKQGDYAGKPHFSAPTLVYDKRCATFNDDHATLSTVEGRITAEYVLPDESRETPHSEYLFNDDYEVTGGELHYRDGEFYLHVRTKADAEFETADDGNDGHNTVLGVDLGIENVAVASTGAFWNGSELNHWHREFEKRRGSLQQRGTRTAHETIQSVGRTETGRYDHFLHTVSKELVAEAVENGCSVIAFENLTGIRERMPNVKKFHAWAFRRLFEYVEYKAEMFGISVEQVSPAYTSQRCSKCGTTLRENRQTQERFCCVKCGYEVNADYNAAKNIGLKYLRSAQKSSGGGVPVNVRLNRGTLNVNGDYEPSADGGQNGSPRESPTLNEANGEAVSE
- a CDS encoding ATPase, producing MTGNTSPTLLVAGDSRVDAGKTTFSVGLLAALSARGLAPVGVKPRAGHDFWYDHDDFRAAAAETRLYGKDARRLAAASDRGLAVRSDPTPAGSPGTHPDSSGTGPDVPPESINPLHRLWRPTPGRTGMLGEADRTFLCDRIGRAGADDPTVVVNGTAEETGLFPPTVDEWLPVADAVRVHDVSEFNDVMAESYLPVLDRFAAAVAADPGPVVVESYGDVALPFDAAAGESNQDDGDRDAAVHAPAIDAVAVVAPTRVRLYDGDRYARACAVASGSAREGALEEHTDAVTSMVEPLQTVALPPLPAEDRTSPDRVAAAYEDAYAALLEGV
- a CDS encoding DUF5827 family protein; translated protein: MPTPKDAFEATYPCEFYTAAELLEPDLMYTIPEIARLLQGADPDEPLDEGTESVLIDWAIPWVMQNAADLVIAEPLADDGPGYYGLAETAIDGNAGAESPTTEDSAAESASDDER
- the sod gene encoding superoxide dismutase, with the protein product MSDHELDPLPYDYDALEPHISEQVLTWHHDTHHQGYVNGLNAAEETLAGNRESGDYGSTAGALGNVTHNGSGHYLHTLFWNNMSPNGGGEPDGDLADRIAEDFGSYEAWKGEFEAAAGAAGGWALLVYDPVAKQLRNLKVDKHDQGALWGAHPILALDVWEHSYYHDYGPARGEFIDAFFEVVDWDEVADNYDNVVSNFE